The Nostoc cf. commune SO-36 genomic sequence TACCCTTACAGAACCAGTTTCTCCAATTCCGATGGAGCGATCTTTTCTACCCCAAGACCGTCGGACGGATTTTTGATCGTGCGGAATGGGGAATGGGGAATTGGGAATGGAAAAAATTAGTTGAACCCTAATATTTAATCTAATAATCCCTAATCTCCAATCCCCAATTCCCTAGTCTTGAGTTGGTTTCGGTCGCTTAATGGGTTTAGGAGCAGGTGTTTTTGGTATAGGTTTTGACACCACTGAGGGGTCGCCGCCTGTACTTGTTTTCTTGATGGGACGAGGAGTTTCGCCACTGCGTCTGGGGGGGAATGGTTTTCTACCACCAGCACCACCGCCACCGCCAGCACGAGGGCCACCTTTGAATGGTGGTTTGCGTTTTTTGGGCAAGTCAGCGATCGCCTCAGCTTTTTCTACCACCAAAACATCAGCTTCTCGCTTGGCTTGGAAGTCCCAGAATTTTCCTACTGCTTTGGTGGTCAGCACACCCCTCAATTTCAACTTAAAATACTTAGGTTTATCAGTTGATTTACGAGGAGCCTGTCTAATTTTGACTACCAAGCTTTTAGCATCAAAAGACTGGTATACTACTTCACCACGAACAGAAAAACCACCATCTACAACTTCTGATGAGGGTACTACGGCAATTGTGCTTAGTTCAGAATTTTCGGATAAGCCATCATCGGGTGTCTGTAATTGCAACTCAAAATCTGACTCGTCCTCATCTGTTGAGTTTTTAGCCAGATTTTCTGGCTCCCAAACTCCGACGATTTGGATGTGCAAGGTATCATTTTCTTGTCTTGTACGTGGATACACTACCCACAGATGTTCTTTTTCTAAGTCTAGGTGATTCTTGACTAAGCTCATAATCCGGCCTAGGAGGACGGCATTGAGTTCTACACCATCTGTAGTCAGCAGTGTACCTTGAGTAAATTGTTCGCTGCTAGCATGATAGCGACCCCGGACTAACCCGATCGCACGATATTGCATCGGCTCGCTGGGAGGCGGAATTGGTTGCTGTCGATTGACTAGGTTCCCATTTGAGTCAGTCTCGATGGGGTTAACAGGCGAATTTTCAGGTTTAGAGGAGTGAGCTGCTATATGAACATTAGCGGCTGCCTCTATGTTAGTTTGGCCCTGGTTAGAGGCAGAAGAATTGGAGGATTCAGGCAACGGCATCAGGTCGGAATTCATAAAAACTCCTTGCGGCGGAGACACATCCCATTGTGGGATTTTACAAAGGCAGCTGGAAAGAGCATTTGTGCGACTGATGAAAATATATTGGCTTTTCACAAAGTCACACTAGGGTGCTCTAGACAATCCTAAAGGCGCTAAATTTAGTGTATAAACACTAAATGTCTAATTTAGCGGCTTTACACTAGTTTCGGAAGCATATCATAGCTACAATTCTGACGGCTCCTCCTAAAGTCATCACTTACTTTAGCAGTGTGGATAGTTAATTGTTATAAAATTCACAGGCAATTGGCGGTATTCCGCAAAGTTTTGGAAATTTTTAACTTTACGATTTGTGTAAATGATAATGTCATTAAAATTCAGGAGAAAGACAAAACTGTGTCTCAAACACGCAATCGCTGGATAGTTCAAGTCATCTTGGCGCTGGCAATTCTTGCTTTTGTGGGTGTTTCGGTGATTCCCATCATTGGAGCATTTAATGATACGCCACCCTCAAATCAGAATACTGCTAGCACCAGAGGCAGTTTGACTTCCGCTGACCAAAAATCAAAGCTGGAAGACGAAGTACGGGGTTATGAACAGGTTTTGCAACGGGAACCAGAAAATCAGACTGCGCTTAAGGGACTATTACAGGCGCGGCTGCAACTACTGAGTCAAAAAGAAAAAAGTGAGGTTAAACCAGCTGATATCCAAGTTGTGATTGAACCTCTAGAAAAGCTAGCCAAACTGAATCCTGAACAATCAGAATATTCAGTGCTACTAGCTCAAGCCAAACAGCAAATTGGCGATCGCGAAGGAGCCGCTCAAGCTTATCGCTCGATTTTGTCTACAAAACCAGGCGATTTGAAGGCTTTGCAAGGAATGGTGGCTCTGTTGATTAGTCAGCAACGCCCGGAAGCAGCCATTGGTTTGTTGCAAGAAACCCTTTCTAATGCAGCCCAAGCAAATACAATTCAGCCTGGAAGTGTCGATACAGTAGCCGTGCAGGTACTATTAGGTTCTGTTCACGCTTCCCAGAAACGCTACGCTCAAGCTAGCTCTGTATATGACGAGGCAATTAAGAAAGATCCCAAGGATTTTCGCCCGGTTGTGGCAAAAGCCATGCTCCTAAAACAACAGGGCAAAGATGCAGATGCAAAACCTTTGTTTGATAGTGCCGCAGCTTTAGCACCTGCTCAGTACAGAGACGAAATTAATAAGGCAGCAACAGTTTCTCCTATTCCTAGTCCTGCTGCATCTTCCTCGCCTTCACTCGAAAGTAAGCCTAAATGATGGGGATTGGTTATTATTTTTCTCTCCCTGCTCCCAATACGGTTTGGATAAGCAGGGGAGGCAGGGGAGGAAACAGAGTTATTTATTATTAAACAATTTCTCTTCCCCTGCTTCTCTTCTCCCCCTGCTCCCCCCGCTCGCCTCAACAGATAACTTTGTTAACAGAACCATATTGCCCCTGCCCCTCACGCTCCCTCAACGGCAGCAACGACGCCAAAGACTAAAAACAGGCATCCGCCAATAAAGGTGAGTTGACGTTCAGAAATGCGTCCAGCAATCATTTTGCCGCCGATAACTGCGATCGCAGCACATAAGGCGTGTCCTAAAATTGCACCTATTGTCACTCCAATGGGATTATTACCTGCTGCTAGGGCAATGGTGGCAATTTGGGTGCGATCGCCCCACTCTGCCATAAATGTCAACACAAAGGCTTCTATGACAATTGCCAACCCAGTCTTTTGTTTTGGCAATTGCAAATCGGCTTGTTTTACCGCAGCTTCCGCTTCTTGTACAACTTCTGTATCACAAGCAGCGCTAGACATCTTACTAGCGTCATACAACAGCTTAATACCAAGGCAATAAATAAAGCTATTTCAGCGTAATGAATAAAAACTTTTGGTAAAAAAGATACCGCTTGTCCAAATATCACCGAAAGGATTGTCATCGCCGCCAAAGCAGCTGTCACACCTATAAATACCAGCCGCCGTGGGTGGTGCATTGCCAAAATCACAGCAATAAAAAATGTTTTATCGCCTAGTTCTGAAACTGTAATTAATAATAAACCTGCGGTAAAAGCTGTTAACACTCTCTCAAGCTCCTGAAGAATCGTTTACCGATGTGAAGCTTGATGAGAGCCAAAAGACCTCACCAAGTTTACACTTTTCGGTGTGAACTTAGTGAAGGTCTCGCTTTCAAATATTGATTATTTGCCACCTGAACCAGGGCTTTATCGCCCAGTATGTTGATTCAGATGTACTGGCTTTCAACTTTTTTTTGCCAGCAGCTACTCCCCTTCTACGCGCTCATAATTATACATAGTTTCCATGTACTAAGTCAAGGGATCAGGGAATAAAGAGGTATAACTGTAGAGTTAAACGGCGCATACAGATCGATTCAGCGCTTACTGAGTTGACACTCCCCGCGATAAATCGACGGGGATTCTTGGTTCAACGAAACCACTTAATCTAGAGTCCTTGCGTCATCTAGACCAGAGGTGGGATTCTCCCCAAGCGTTAACTTTCCGAGTGCCCCTCGGTAGTTGCATCGCTGCAAGTCCTGTTTTACTTGAAACAATTTGTTCCAAAATTCTGAGTCGTCTAGCCCCTATGAACCTTTTACCTACTGCTAGGAGGAAGCTAGAACAATGCAGTAGAACCGCATAGATGAGGCAGTGCGGTCTTGGGGTTTCCCCAAGTAGAGCAACTGCCGTTCAATTATCAAGGTTCAGTGCCTTGTCTTTTGACAGCTAGGTTTTTTAAGTGGTTGATTACCTTTCCACTATCATTAGTTCATTAGTATAGTGTATTGGTAGACTAATTAATTGAAAGCCGTCGTAGAACGACGTAGCTCTAAGAGAACTCCACAGAATAATTGATCCTATGATAAGAGAAAGATAAATTCAGTGTGCAGTCTAGCTCATGTATCCAAAATCTATCATTCAACTCACCGCGCACCTAAAATCTCTGTACATCAAAACAGCGAAAAAACTCAAGGGAAGTGACCGAAGACAATTCATGGCAGAAGTAGTCAAAGGTTTGGGAATAGGTGGACAAACTGTGGCGGAAAGGGAGTTGGGATGGAATAGGCGCACTATCCGTAAAGGGATGCAGGAGTTAGAGAGTGGTCAGCCTTTTATTGATGGTTTCAGGCGTAGTGGACGCAAGCGGGCTGAAGCAAAATTATCAAACTTGTTGAGGGATATAAAATCGTTAGTAGACCCACAAAGTCAAACTGACCCCAGTTTTAAAAGTATACGTTTGTATACACGCATGACGGCAAGCGAAGTCCGTCGTCAACTAATTGAACAATTTGGTTACACAGAGGAAGAACTACCTTCATCAGAAACAATTCGACGAAAATTGAATGATTTAGGCTATACCTTAAAAAGAGTTCTGAAAACCAAGCCTATCAAGAAAATTCCCGAAACAGAAGCGATTTTTGAACAAGTTGAACAAATTAATAGTGAAGCTGACAATGACCCTCATACTCTGCGAATTTCCATTGATGCTAAGGTAGCAGTTAAGATTGGAGAATTTGACCGTGGGGGTAAAAATTGAATGCCAACCATCTCAGTAGACCACGACTTCCCGACGGAGATAACTCTGATTCCCTACGGCATTTTTATACCTGAATACAACGAGTTATTTTTATTCTTTGTTTCTTCCAAATTAACCGCTGATTGTATTGTTGATTTGCTTGAAAGCTGGTGGCAAACTGTCAAACACAGATTTGCTCATATTCAAAAACTGGTGATTAATCAGGATAATGGACCTGAAAATAATTCTCGCCGCACTCAATTTATGAAGCGGATTGTAGATTTTGGTACATCATCTCAACTGACGTTACAACTTGCTTATTATCCGCCTTATCATAGCAAATATAACCCGATAGAACGTTGTTTTGGCTGGTTAGAACAGCATTGGAATGGTAGTTTACTTGACACT encodes the following:
- a CDS encoding tetratricopeptide repeat protein, whose translation is MSQTRNRWIVQVILALAILAFVGVSVIPIIGAFNDTPPSNQNTASTRGSLTSADQKSKLEDEVRGYEQVLQREPENQTALKGLLQARLQLLSQKEKSEVKPADIQVVIEPLEKLAKLNPEQSEYSVLLAQAKQQIGDREGAAQAYRSILSTKPGDLKALQGMVALLISQQRPEAAIGLLQETLSNAAQANTIQPGSVDTVAVQVLLGSVHASQKRYAQASSVYDEAIKKDPKDFRPVVAKAMLLKQQGKDADAKPLFDSAAALAPAQYRDEINKAATVSPIPSPAASSSPSLESKPK